The following proteins come from a genomic window of Drosophila sulfurigaster albostrigata strain 15112-1811.04 chromosome X, ASM2355843v2, whole genome shotgun sequence:
- the LOC133847173 gene encoding homeobox protein B-H1-like isoform X2 — MKDSMSILTQTLPTTTANSIEPSPLAHHHHQLLSQHHHHHHQQYLQQQQHQQSHYTQLPQPPAVNMSTSNLKPNRSRFMINDILAGSAAAASAAAFYKQQQQQQQHHNNNNNNTTTNNNNNTLSNNNNNNSGSSEHLDTDSAAASSPPPSLGLAPPPPPQHQSPHSHAHAHTHAHLHGHTHPHPHQHPHPHPLASHPHHHAQHSHPSHVAKLSHFGGATTQMGSNGLNVAQYAAAMQQHYAAAAAAAAARNNAAVAAAAAAAAAAGVGVGVGVGGGIGIGGGSDGATPSAAELDDSSDYHEDNEDCDSDEAGGSNNGGGSGHMDNHSVCSNGAKDDDGNSIKSGSTSDMSGLSKKQRKARTAFTDHQLQTLEKSFERQKYLSVQERQELAHKLDLSDCQVKTWYQNRRKEIGIQIIEKSLNCC, encoded by the exons ATGAAAGACTCAATGAGCATTTTAACCCAAacgctgccaacaacaactgcgaacAGCATCGAGCCGTCGCCACTtgcgcatcatcatcaccagctGTTGAgccagcatcatcatcatcatcatcagcagtatcttcagcagcagcagcatcagcaatcACATTACACACAGTTGCCACAGCCGCCGGCGGTCAACATGTCCACATCGAACTTAAAGCCAAATCGATCGCGTTTCATGATCAACGATATTCTAGCTGGCAGTGCAGCTGCCGCCAGTGCTGCTGCCTTctacaagcagcagcagcagcagcagcaacatcacaacaacaacaacaacaacactacaacgaacaacaacaacaacactctaagcaacaacaacaacaacaacagcgggaGCAGCGAACATTTGGACACGGATTCAGCGGCCGCTTCGTCGCCGCCGCCTTCGTTGGGTTTggcaccgccaccgccgccacagCATCAGTCACCGCATAgtcacgcccacgcccacacgCACGCCCATTTGCATGGCCACACCCATCCGCATCCACATCAGCATCCACATCCGCATCCATTGGCATCGCATCCGCATCATCATGCACAGCATTCGCATCCGTCGCATGTCGCGAAACTTTCGCACTTTGGTGGCGCCACCACGCAAATGGGTTCGAACGGTCTCAATGTGGCACAATATGCGGCGGCCATGCAACAGCATtatgccgctgccgccgccgctgccgctgcacGCAACAATGCCGCagtcgccgctgctgctgcggcagctgctgccgctggagtcggagttggagtcggagttggaggtggaattggaattggaggTGGAAGTGATGGAGCAACGCCATCGGCTGCGGAGCTGGATGATAGCAGCGATTATCATGAGGACAACGAGGATTGCGACAGCGATGAGGcgggtggcagcaacaacggcggcggcagcggacACATGGATAATCACAGCGTTTGTAGTAATG GTGCCAAAGACGATGATGGCAACAGCATCAAGAGCGGTTCAACCAGCGACATGAGCGGTCTCAGCAAGAAGCAGCGCAAGGCGCGTACCGCTTTCACCGATCATCAGCTGCAGACGCTGGAGAAATCCTTTGAGCGGCAGAAATATCTCAGCGTCCAGGAGCGTCAAGAGTTGGCGCACAAACTGGACTTGAGCGACTGCCAAGTGAAGACCTGGTATCAAAATCGCAG gAAAGAAATAGGAATccaaataatagaaaaaagcTTGAATTGTTGTTAA
- the LOC133847173 gene encoding homeobox protein B-H1-like isoform X1 produces the protein MKDSMSILTQTLPTTTANSIEPSPLAHHHHQLLSQHHHHHHQQYLQQQQHQQSHYTQLPQPPAVNMSTSNLKPNRSRFMINDILAGSAAAASAAAFYKQQQQQQQHHNNNNNNTTTNNNNNTLSNNNNNNSGSSEHLDTDSAAASSPPPSLGLAPPPPPQHQSPHSHAHAHTHAHLHGHTHPHPHQHPHPHPLASHPHHHAQHSHPSHVAKLSHFGGATTQMGSNGLNVAQYAAAMQQHYAAAAAAAAARNNAAVAAAAAAAAAAGVGVGVGVGGGIGIGGGSDGATPSAAELDDSSDYHEDNEDCDSDEAGGSNNGGGSGHMDNHSVCSNGAKDDDGNSIKSGSTSDMSGLSKKQRKARTAFTDHQLQTLEKSFERQKYLSVQERQELAHKLDLSDCQVKTWYQNRRTKWKRQTAVGLELLAEAGNFAAFQRLYGGSPYLGAWPYAAAAGAGAAAAAAHGAPPHSSIDIYYRQAAAAAAMQKPLPYNLYAGVPSVGVGPLGAAATPFSHLSASSSLSSLSSYYQSAAAAAAAANGGAAAAGGAASAPPTSAAAGGGAGGGGGGAATAGHIHKPLALAGGSPGQALGCSASAGASPVHPPSTPSPTLNPGSPPGRSVDSSQAQSDDEDQLQV, from the exons ATGAAAGACTCAATGAGCATTTTAACCCAAacgctgccaacaacaactgcgaacAGCATCGAGCCGTCGCCACTtgcgcatcatcatcaccagctGTTGAgccagcatcatcatcatcatcatcagcagtatcttcagcagcagcagcatcagcaatcACATTACACACAGTTGCCACAGCCGCCGGCGGTCAACATGTCCACATCGAACTTAAAGCCAAATCGATCGCGTTTCATGATCAACGATATTCTAGCTGGCAGTGCAGCTGCCGCCAGTGCTGCTGCCTTctacaagcagcagcagcagcagcagcaacatcacaacaacaacaacaacaacactacaacgaacaacaacaacaacactctaagcaacaacaacaacaacaacagcgggaGCAGCGAACATTTGGACACGGATTCAGCGGCCGCTTCGTCGCCGCCGCCTTCGTTGGGTTTggcaccgccaccgccgccacagCATCAGTCACCGCATAgtcacgcccacgcccacacgCACGCCCATTTGCATGGCCACACCCATCCGCATCCACATCAGCATCCACATCCGCATCCATTGGCATCGCATCCGCATCATCATGCACAGCATTCGCATCCGTCGCATGTCGCGAAACTTTCGCACTTTGGTGGCGCCACCACGCAAATGGGTTCGAACGGTCTCAATGTGGCACAATATGCGGCGGCCATGCAACAGCATtatgccgctgccgccgccgctgccgctgcacGCAACAATGCCGCagtcgccgctgctgctgcggcagctgctgccgctggagtcggagttggagtcggagttggaggtggaattggaattggaggTGGAAGTGATGGAGCAACGCCATCGGCTGCGGAGCTGGATGATAGCAGCGATTATCATGAGGACAACGAGGATTGCGACAGCGATGAGGcgggtggcagcaacaacggcggcggcagcggacACATGGATAATCACAGCGTTTGTAGTAATG GTGCCAAAGACGATGATGGCAACAGCATCAAGAGCGGTTCAACCAGCGACATGAGCGGTCTCAGCAAGAAGCAGCGCAAGGCGCGTACCGCTTTCACCGATCATCAGCTGCAGACGCTGGAGAAATCCTTTGAGCGGCAGAAATATCTCAGCGTCCAGGAGCGTCAAGAGTTGGCGCACAAACTGGACTTGAGCGACTGCCAAGTGAAGACCTGGTATCAAAATCGCAG AACCAAGTGGAAGCGTCAGACTGCCGTTGGCTTGGAGCTGCTCGCCGAGGCCGGCAACTTTGCAGCGTTTCAGCGTCTGTACGGAGGGTCGCCGTACCTGGGCGCCTGGCCATATGCGGCAGCAGCGGGCGCTGgagccgccgcagcagcagcgcatgGAGCGCCGCCGCACTCGAGCATTGATATTTATTATCGTcaggcggcagcggcggctgcGATGCAAAAGCCGCTGCCCTACAATCTGTATGCGGGCGTGCCCAGTGTGGGCGTTGGACCGCTGGGCGCAGCAGCCACGCCCTTCTCGCATCTATCCGCCTCCAGTTCGTTGTCGTCCCTCAGCAGCTACTATCAAAGTGCAGcggccgccgcagcagcagcaaatggtGGCGCAGCAGCGGCTGGTGGAGCAGCCTCAGCACCGCCaacgtcagcagcagctggaggaggagcaggaggaggtggaggggGAGCCGCCACAGCGGGGCACATACACAAGCCGCTGGCATTGGCTGGCGGATCGCCAGGACAGGCGTTGGGCTGCAGCGCCTCAGCGGGCGCATCGCCAGTGCATCCGCCGTCGACGCCGAGTCCGACGCTGAATCCGGGAAGTCCGCCCGGACGATCGGTGGACAGTTCACAGGCGCAGTCCGACGATGAGGATCAGCTGCAGGTTTGA
- the LOC133847173 gene encoding homeobox protein B-H1-like isoform X3 codes for MKDSMSILTQTLPTTTANSIEPSPLAHHHHQLLSQHHHHHHQQYLQQQQHQQSHYTQLPQPPAVNMSTSNLKPNRSRFMINDILAGSAAAASAAAFYKQQQQQQQHHNNNNNNTTTNNNNNTLSNNNNNNSGSSEHLDTDSAAASSPPPSLGLAPPPPPQHQSPHSHAHAHTHAHLHGHTHPHPHQHPHPHPLASHPHHHAQHSHPSHVAKLSHFGGATTQMGSNGLNVAQYAAAMQQHYAAAAAAAAARNNAAVAAAAAAAAAAGVGVGVGVGGGIGIGGGSDGATPSAAELDDSSDYHEDNEDCDSDEAGGSNNGGGSGHMDNHSVCSNGEVPKTMMATASRAVQPAT; via the exons ATGAAAGACTCAATGAGCATTTTAACCCAAacgctgccaacaacaactgcgaacAGCATCGAGCCGTCGCCACTtgcgcatcatcatcaccagctGTTGAgccagcatcatcatcatcatcatcagcagtatcttcagcagcagcagcatcagcaatcACATTACACACAGTTGCCACAGCCGCCGGCGGTCAACATGTCCACATCGAACTTAAAGCCAAATCGATCGCGTTTCATGATCAACGATATTCTAGCTGGCAGTGCAGCTGCCGCCAGTGCTGCTGCCTTctacaagcagcagcagcagcagcagcaacatcacaacaacaacaacaacaacactacaacgaacaacaacaacaacactctaagcaacaacaacaacaacaacagcgggaGCAGCGAACATTTGGACACGGATTCAGCGGCCGCTTCGTCGCCGCCGCCTTCGTTGGGTTTggcaccgccaccgccgccacagCATCAGTCACCGCATAgtcacgcccacgcccacacgCACGCCCATTTGCATGGCCACACCCATCCGCATCCACATCAGCATCCACATCCGCATCCATTGGCATCGCATCCGCATCATCATGCACAGCATTCGCATCCGTCGCATGTCGCGAAACTTTCGCACTTTGGTGGCGCCACCACGCAAATGGGTTCGAACGGTCTCAATGTGGCACAATATGCGGCGGCCATGCAACAGCATtatgccgctgccgccgccgctgccgctgcacGCAACAATGCCGCagtcgccgctgctgctgcggcagctgctgccgctggagtcggagttggagtcggagttggaggtggaattggaattggaggTGGAAGTGATGGAGCAACGCCATCGGCTGCGGAGCTGGATGATAGCAGCGATTATCATGAGGACAACGAGGATTGCGACAGCGATGAGGcgggtggcagcaacaacggcggcggcagcggacACATGGATAATCACAGCGTTTGTAGTAATGGTGAG GTGCCAAAGACGATGATGGCAACAGCATCAAGAGCGGTTCAACCAGCGACATGA
- the LOC133847173 gene encoding homeobox protein B-H1-like isoform X4, which yields MSGLSKKQRKARTAFTDHQLQTLEKSFERQKYLSVQERQELAHKLDLSDCQVKTWYQNRRTKWKRQTAVGLELLAEAGNFAAFQRLYGGSPYLGAWPYAAAAGAGAAAAAAHGAPPHSSIDIYYRQAAAAAAMQKPLPYNLYAGVPSVGVGPLGAAATPFSHLSASSSLSSLSSYYQSAAAAAAAANGGAAAAGGAASAPPTSAAAGGGAGGGGGGAATAGHIHKPLALAGGSPGQALGCSASAGASPVHPPSTPSPTLNPGSPPGRSVDSSQAQSDDEDQLQV from the exons ATGAGCGGTCTCAGCAAGAAGCAGCGCAAGGCGCGTACCGCTTTCACCGATCATCAGCTGCAGACGCTGGAGAAATCCTTTGAGCGGCAGAAATATCTCAGCGTCCAGGAGCGTCAAGAGTTGGCGCACAAACTGGACTTGAGCGACTGCCAAGTGAAGACCTGGTATCAAAATCGCAG AACCAAGTGGAAGCGTCAGACTGCCGTTGGCTTGGAGCTGCTCGCCGAGGCCGGCAACTTTGCAGCGTTTCAGCGTCTGTACGGAGGGTCGCCGTACCTGGGCGCCTGGCCATATGCGGCAGCAGCGGGCGCTGgagccgccgcagcagcagcgcatgGAGCGCCGCCGCACTCGAGCATTGATATTTATTATCGTcaggcggcagcggcggctgcGATGCAAAAGCCGCTGCCCTACAATCTGTATGCGGGCGTGCCCAGTGTGGGCGTTGGACCGCTGGGCGCAGCAGCCACGCCCTTCTCGCATCTATCCGCCTCCAGTTCGTTGTCGTCCCTCAGCAGCTACTATCAAAGTGCAGcggccgccgcagcagcagcaaatggtGGCGCAGCAGCGGCTGGTGGAGCAGCCTCAGCACCGCCaacgtcagcagcagctggaggaggagcaggaggaggtggaggggGAGCCGCCACAGCGGGGCACATACACAAGCCGCTGGCATTGGCTGGCGGATCGCCAGGACAGGCGTTGGGCTGCAGCGCCTCAGCGGGCGCATCGCCAGTGCATCCGCCGTCGACGCCGAGTCCGACGCTGAATCCGGGAAGTCCGCCCGGACGATCGGTGGACAGTTCACAGGCGCAGTCCGACGATGAGGATCAGCTGCAGGTTTGA